One Sodalinema gerasimenkoae IPPAS B-353 DNA segment encodes these proteins:
- a CDS encoding AAA-like domain-containing protein: MLEPSPQLSPQLSPQPSPQVTYQVGGSLPPNSPIYIPRPADESLFQGLLRGDFCYVFSSRQMGKSSLRLRVAARLRQQGVDCALLDLTAIGSQQVTIEQWYAAIAAILSKQLPLQTPLRPWWRERLHLPPAARLGDFIEDVVLPETRNPLVILIDEIDSILALNFPTDDFFALIRTCYNQRAETPDYRRLSFALFGVTSSGDLIADKQRTPFNIGQSIELRGFQPEAIAPLASGLTAILANPHQGLERIFHWTQGQPFLTQKLCQQLIEHYPKFPIPDPDPLNNQNRLIDLCVQQQILEHWEAQDAPEHLKTIRDRLLHNDDRAPELLTLYRQIWQVEGNPSKTPPIPTADSPLQTELLLSGLVECRNGHLQVKNPIYQQVFNLSWIDRHLERLRPYAYLIKAWNESKGQDSSRLLRGAALQEALDWTQRKSLSDLDYRYLSASQELERQERQQKDAFERQTIQQQLEQERLRESQRCLKLQTENVRRQRQFLGVLGLALAGSMALGLATFIAYQRSAVSEVRAFMAASRGSYTSAQQLDALVQGLQARQNLQQLQFLSPRQRQQLDRETQQILEQAIHANHEVNRMAAHRGGVLGVDVSQDGQWIATSGPDGTAKIWRRDGTLVQTLTMGMTIYSVKFSPDSQLLATPSLRGDIYLWSIDGELQTRLRGHEAAVWNLDWSPQGDYLVSASSDGTLRQWSREGQLLHTLRQHEETVWNVAVHPQGDEFASISSDGTIIRWRRDGTLINRFSQGISNGWGIAYHPQGHRLAASYSDNHIRLWQPDGTLLQDLDGHEAEVGTLAFSPDGSRLASGSADGSLKLWSEEGTLLNSLDGHGSRLRGVAFSPDGTQVMSAGEEGLVRIWQVENEFMQPLGNHDHEVWQVRYLPPSSPLGGHLVSLSRGDIRIWNPAGELVQRFEKFALGVLYSLAVHPSQAKIMAGDSRGMMYGIDLASGEINSWSADEFSLFALAYSPDGRWLVSGGNSTHLKIWRPLAEGGYGLHQVLEGHQARVWDLGFSPDGSYLTSASIDGTVRLWEWDSQHRGDLSEVVETPPTILTGDYSPFWGLSISPESDRILSAGRSGVLNLWNRQGEQLLKRQVTETSGLTRVAWSPDGQVLAVARTDHRVDLYREDGLLMGQLRNHQGTVLTLDFSPDGRYLVSGGEDRRVVRWDMEEVYSLDGLKYGCRRVKDYLRQQSELEPLFAQCQFQR, from the coding sequence ATGCTAGAACCCAGCCCACAACTCTCCCCACAACTCTCCCCACAACCCTCCCCACAAGTGACCTATCAAGTGGGGGGGAGTTTACCCCCAAACTCCCCCATCTACATCCCACGGCCCGCCGATGAGTCCCTATTTCAAGGACTCCTAAGGGGGGACTTTTGCTATGTCTTCAGCTCGCGACAGATGGGCAAATCCAGTCTGCGGCTGCGGGTGGCGGCCCGTTTGCGACAGCAGGGGGTCGACTGTGCGCTCTTGGACTTGACCGCCATTGGTAGCCAACAGGTGACCATCGAACAATGGTATGCGGCGATCGCCGCCATTCTCAGCAAACAACTGCCCCTACAGACTCCCCTGCGTCCCTGGTGGCGAGAGCGACTGCACCTGCCCCCAGCCGCGCGCTTAGGCGATTTTATCGAGGATGTGGTACTCCCCGAAACCCGCAATCCCCTGGTCATTCTCATCGATGAAATTGATAGTATTCTGGCCCTCAACTTCCCCACCGATGATTTTTTCGCCCTAATTCGCACCTGCTATAACCAACGGGCCGAGACGCCAGACTATCGGCGCTTGAGCTTCGCCCTCTTTGGGGTAACCTCCTCCGGAGACCTGATTGCCGACAAACAGCGTACCCCCTTCAACATTGGTCAGTCCATTGAATTGAGGGGATTTCAGCCCGAGGCGATCGCCCCTCTGGCCTCAGGCTTAACCGCCATCCTGGCCAATCCTCACCAGGGATTAGAGCGAATTTTCCATTGGACTCAGGGTCAACCCTTTTTGACCCAAAAACTCTGTCAACAACTGATCGAGCATTACCCAAAATTCCCCATCCCAGACCCTGACCCACTCAACAATCAGAACCGCCTCATCGATCTCTGCGTGCAACAACAGATTCTGGAGCATTGGGAGGCCCAGGATGCCCCGGAACATCTTAAAACCATTCGCGATCGCCTCCTCCACAACGACGACCGAGCCCCAGAACTGCTCACCCTCTATCGTCAGATTTGGCAAGTCGAGGGGAACCCATCCAAAACCCCGCCGATTCCCACCGCCGACTCGCCCCTACAAACCGAACTGCTCCTATCGGGCCTTGTCGAATGCCGCAACGGTCATCTACAGGTCAAGAACCCCATCTACCAACAGGTCTTTAACCTGAGCTGGATTGACCGGCATCTAGAGCGTCTGCGGCCCTATGCCTACTTAATCAAAGCCTGGAACGAGTCTAAGGGTCAAGATAGCTCACGACTGCTGCGAGGGGCGGCCTTGCAAGAAGCCCTCGACTGGACCCAACGCAAGAGTCTCAGCGACCTCGATTATCGCTATCTCAGTGCCAGCCAAGAGCTGGAACGACAAGAACGCCAACAGAAAGACGCCTTTGAGCGACAGACCATCCAACAACAATTAGAACAAGAACGTCTGCGGGAAAGCCAACGCTGCTTAAAACTCCAGACCGAGAATGTCCGCCGTCAACGGCAGTTCCTCGGGGTTCTCGGTTTAGCTCTGGCGGGGTCTATGGCGTTAGGTCTGGCCACCTTCATCGCCTATCAACGCAGCGCCGTGAGTGAAGTCCGCGCCTTCATGGCCGCCTCCCGGGGCAGTTATACCTCCGCTCAACAGCTTGACGCTCTGGTTCAGGGACTCCAGGCCCGGCAAAACCTACAACAGTTGCAGTTCCTGTCTCCCCGCCAGCGTCAGCAGTTAGATCGCGAAACCCAGCAGATCCTGGAACAGGCCATTCACGCCAACCATGAAGTCAATCGCATGGCGGCCCATCGCGGCGGCGTCTTAGGGGTGGATGTGAGCCAGGATGGTCAATGGATTGCCACCTCCGGCCCTGATGGGACTGCCAAGATTTGGCGACGGGATGGAACCCTGGTACAGACTCTAACAATGGGCATGACCATTTATAGCGTCAAATTTAGCCCCGACAGCCAACTGCTCGCCACCCCCAGCCTCCGAGGTGACATTTACCTCTGGTCCATTGATGGGGAGTTGCAAACCCGCCTCCGGGGCCATGAAGCGGCGGTGTGGAATCTGGACTGGAGTCCCCAGGGGGATTATCTGGTGTCTGCCAGCAGTGATGGAACCCTACGACAATGGTCGCGAGAGGGTCAACTGCTGCATACCTTACGGCAACATGAGGAAACCGTCTGGAATGTGGCTGTGCATCCTCAGGGTGACGAGTTTGCCTCCATTAGTTCTGATGGAACCATCATCCGTTGGCGACGGGATGGCACCTTAATCAACCGCTTCAGCCAGGGAATCAGTAATGGTTGGGGGATTGCCTATCATCCCCAGGGTCACCGCTTGGCTGCCAGCTACAGTGATAATCACATCCGTCTTTGGCAACCAGACGGAACCCTGCTCCAGGATCTCGATGGTCATGAGGCGGAAGTGGGGACGCTCGCGTTTAGTCCCGATGGGTCTCGTTTAGCATCTGGCTCAGCCGATGGCAGTCTGAAACTGTGGTCTGAGGAGGGAACCTTGCTCAACAGTTTGGATGGCCATGGGAGTCGCTTACGGGGGGTGGCCTTTAGTCCCGATGGAACTCAGGTCATGAGTGCCGGTGAGGAGGGGTTAGTCCGCATCTGGCAGGTCGAGAATGAGTTTATGCAGCCGTTGGGGAACCATGATCATGAGGTTTGGCAGGTTCGCTATCTGCCCCCCTCATCGCCTCTGGGGGGGCATTTGGTCAGCCTATCGCGGGGGGATATCCGCATTTGGAACCCGGCGGGGGAGTTGGTGCAGCGGTTTGAGAAATTCGCCTTGGGAGTGTTGTATAGTCTGGCGGTGCATCCGAGCCAAGCGAAAATTATGGCGGGAGATAGTCGGGGGATGATGTATGGGATTGATTTGGCCAGTGGCGAGATTAACTCCTGGTCGGCCGATGAGTTCAGCTTATTTGCCTTAGCCTATAGCCCCGATGGCCGTTGGCTTGTGTCGGGGGGGAATAGTACCCACTTGAAGATCTGGCGGCCCTTGGCGGAGGGGGGTTATGGGTTACATCAGGTGCTAGAGGGTCATCAGGCTCGGGTTTGGGATCTCGGGTTTAGTCCTGATGGGTCTTATTTGACCTCGGCCAGTATTGATGGAACCGTGAGGCTTTGGGAGTGGGACTCTCAGCATCGCGGCGACCTATCCGAGGTCGTTGAAACACCGCCTACGATTTTAACGGGGGATTACAGTCCTTTCTGGGGGCTGTCGATTAGTCCCGAGAGCGATCGCATCCTCTCCGCCGGTCGCAGCGGTGTGTTGAATCTTTGGAATCGCCAGGGGGAGCAACTGTTGAAACGTCAGGTCACTGAGACCAGTGGTTTAACGCGGGTGGCTTGGAGTCCCGATGGTCAGGTGTTGGCGGTGGCTCGCACAGATCATCGGGTTGACCTGTATCGTGAGGACGGTCTGTTGATGGGCCAATTGCGGAACCATCAGGGAACGGTGTTAACCTTGGACTTTAGTCCTGATGGGCGCTATCTGGTCTCGGGCGGCGAAGATCGTCGCGTGGTACGTTGGGATATGGAGGAGGTCTACTCCCTAGATGGGTTGAAGTATGGCTGTCGGCGTGTGAAGGATTATCTACGTCAGCAATCTGAACTGGAGCCGTTGTTTGCCCAATGTCAATTCCAAAGGTAA
- a CDS encoding AAA-like domain-containing protein, with translation MADRSHPNKRRRGLILSSQGWQRLQAAEHLSSMQDNQGKPYTLEQLSQRTGLSSNTLTKLRRRQKPVDWQTLDSYFEAFHLKMGSQDVISPGQDPSELDLAALQQTPLKGQLPLDSPFYIYRSNIEELCAKEVLKPGALLRIKAPRQFGKTSLMAQTLNHARDRGFRTSVVNLQSIDCQVIQDPDRFLQWFCAVVAKDLGLPNELSSRWDDLFGSSYSCSDYFETYLLPAAATPLLLVIEELDELFAYPEIATDFFGMLRSWYEQGRYGLEQRAIWTNLRLAIIHSTEVWLPLTLHQSPFNVGLLIELPHFTPVKVEELTCRYGLNSPDITAQAVFALVGGHPYLTQLCLFYLAQGELSLEDLTAETIAHHTIFHSYLRRQLQLMEAEPDLIEAMTEVARNPAGIELSHQTAYRLQGLGAIRLKERLAIPSCELYRQYFAR, from the coding sequence ATGGCAGACCGATCGCATCCCAACAAACGACGACGGGGCTTGATTCTCAGCTCCCAAGGCTGGCAACGGCTCCAGGCGGCCGAGCATTTGTCATCCATGCAGGATAATCAGGGGAAACCTTATACCCTAGAGCAACTAAGCCAGCGAACGGGACTGAGTTCCAACACCCTAACCAAACTCCGTCGTCGGCAAAAGCCTGTGGATTGGCAGACCCTAGACTCCTATTTTGAAGCGTTTCACCTCAAAATGGGCAGTCAGGATGTCATTAGCCCCGGGCAAGACCCCTCAGAACTGGATCTAGCGGCGTTACAACAGACCCCCCTAAAGGGACAATTACCCTTAGACTCACCCTTTTACATTTACCGCAGTAATATCGAGGAGCTTTGTGCCAAGGAAGTCCTGAAACCGGGGGCGCTGCTTCGCATCAAAGCACCGCGTCAGTTTGGCAAAACCTCCCTGATGGCACAGACCCTAAATCATGCCCGCGATCGCGGCTTTCGTACTTCCGTTGTTAACCTACAAAGTATTGATTGTCAAGTTATCCAAGACCCCGATCGATTTTTGCAATGGTTTTGTGCGGTGGTGGCGAAAGATTTAGGCTTACCTAATGAACTCTCAAGTCGTTGGGATGACTTATTTGGCAGTAGCTACAGTTGTTCAGACTACTTTGAAACCTATCTCCTGCCCGCCGCAGCCACCCCCCTATTACTGGTGATTGAAGAACTCGATGAACTCTTTGCCTATCCTGAGATTGCCACGGACTTTTTCGGGATGTTGCGGTCCTGGTATGAACAAGGGCGTTACGGTCTCGAACAGCGGGCAATTTGGACGAATTTGCGTTTAGCCATCATTCACTCGACTGAAGTCTGGCTCCCCTTAACCTTGCATCAATCTCCCTTTAACGTGGGGTTACTCATTGAGTTACCGCACTTTACCCCTGTTAAAGTCGAGGAACTGACCTGCCGTTATGGTCTCAACTCCCCAGATATCACCGCTCAAGCTGTATTTGCCCTCGTGGGGGGTCATCCCTACCTAACTCAACTCTGTTTGTTTTATCTGGCCCAGGGAGAATTGAGCTTGGAAGACTTAACCGCTGAGACGATCGCCCATCATACAATTTTCCATAGCTACCTCAGACGGCAGCTGCAACTGATGGAAGCCGAACCCGACCTCATCGAGGCCATGACGGAGGTAGCCCGCAACCCCGCTGGCATCGAACTGAGCCATCAGACTGCCTATCGCCTGCAAGGCTTGGGGGCGATTCGCCTCAAAGAACGTCTAGCCATTCCCAGTTGTGAACTCTATCGACAATACTTTGCCCGCTAG
- a CDS encoding AAA-like domain-containing protein, whose translation MSIPKVSLSFEPSFNYQVGGAVPPQSQTYVRRQADEALFTELLQGEFCYVFNSRQMGKSSLRVQVMAQLREAGVMPGALDLTAIGTQQVTVEQWYGAIAAILSKQFQLETNLRQWWRDRLELPPPARLGEFIGEVLLAETQQPLVILIDEIDSILALKFATDDFFALIRSCYNRRADNPAYQRLSFALFGVATPGELIGDKNRTPFNVGQGISLQGFKAHEVMPLVEGLAPVFPHPHQALERILAWTGGQPFLTQKLCKLVVKLYQDYPVPRLKTPTDIQNYIDDCVEQKIICNWEAQDEPEHLKTIRDRLLYDEQKVGQLLTLYRQIWQAELPEAGYVQAHESPIQTELILSGVAEKRQGYLRVKNRIYQRVFNQDWVDKQLNDLRPYASSLNAWVDSNYQDESRLLRGQALQEALDWTQQKGLGDLDYRYLSASQDLEQREIQDKLERARLAEAEARLEIERQSGRRQRRLLAGLTVALVGAIALGIGTFRAYQQTAVSEIKAMMAASKGSFASNQQLDALIQALQARQNLQNIRFIPRNIRQQLADNTQETLQQVLYGNRQFNRITAHTEMALGLDFSPDGQWIATSGIDETTKIWTRDGTLKHTLTYGGITRNVTFSPDSQYLAAANFDSDIYIWSVDGTLQQKLKGHDEEVWDVAWSPDGQTLVSVGRDKTVRLWSVDGDSLQVLEGHEAFLRTVDFHPNGDEFASMSVDGTINIWGTDGTLLQTFTDVSAPGMAIAYSPDGDLLVAGYGDHQVRLWHRERGLLETLSGHEAEVATVAFSPDGQQFASAGVDRELKLWSRQGSLLTTLKGHESHLRGIAFSPEGTELGSVGEDGVLHLWQVKTPFRQLLPGHGDVVWRGNYAPRSSPLYPHLATVSGMDIRLWDDEGVLVEDWVHISPRRLYSLALHPHEPILVAGNSRGEIFQVNRAEKSVQSWQTDGPAILALAYSPDGRWLLVSDGTSLRVWAQTPAGESILYHTFDGHQEQVWDLAFSPDGSYLLSHIRRSSGTSLGFSLQS comes from the coding sequence ATGTCAATTCCAAAGGTAAGCCTGTCTTTTGAGCCTTCGTTTAACTATCAGGTGGGGGGAGCGGTTCCGCCACAATCCCAAACCTATGTCCGACGACAGGCGGATGAGGCGTTATTCACGGAACTGCTCCAGGGGGAATTTTGCTATGTCTTTAATTCCCGACAGATGGGGAAATCTAGCCTACGGGTGCAGGTGATGGCCCAGTTACGGGAGGCAGGGGTGATGCCGGGGGCCTTGGATTTGACGGCCATTGGTACGCAACAGGTGACGGTGGAACAATGGTACGGGGCGATCGCCGCCATTCTCAGTAAGCAGTTTCAGCTCGAAACCAATCTCCGACAATGGTGGCGCGATCGCCTAGAGTTACCGCCGCCGGCTCGTTTGGGAGAGTTTATTGGGGAGGTCTTGCTGGCAGAAACCCAACAGCCATTAGTGATTTTGATTGATGAAATTGACAGTATCCTGGCTTTAAAATTCGCGACCGATGATTTTTTTGCCCTAATTCGTAGCTGTTACAATCGTCGTGCCGATAATCCTGCTTATCAGCGATTAAGTTTTGCCCTCTTTGGGGTTGCAACGCCGGGAGAACTGATCGGGGATAAAAATCGGACTCCCTTTAATGTGGGACAGGGAATTAGTCTTCAGGGGTTTAAGGCTCATGAAGTGATGCCCCTTGTTGAGGGATTAGCTCCAGTGTTTCCTCATCCTCATCAGGCGTTGGAGCGAATTTTGGCTTGGACGGGGGGGCAACCATTTTTGACGCAGAAACTCTGTAAATTGGTGGTCAAACTGTATCAAGACTACCCCGTCCCCAGGTTGAAGACTCCTACAGATATTCAGAACTATATTGATGACTGTGTTGAGCAAAAAATTATTTGCAATTGGGAAGCGCAAGATGAACCGGAACATCTCAAAACCATTCGCGATCGCCTCCTCTATGATGAGCAAAAAGTCGGACAGCTTCTCACACTTTATCGTCAAATTTGGCAGGCTGAACTACCAGAAGCAGGATATGTTCAAGCTCATGAATCGCCAATTCAGACTGAGCTAATCTTATCAGGGGTTGCTGAAAAAAGACAGGGCTATTTGCGCGTTAAAAACCGAATTTATCAACGAGTTTTTAATCAAGATTGGGTCGATAAACAACTCAATGACTTGCGTCCTTATGCGTCATCCCTCAATGCTTGGGTAGACTCTAACTATCAAGACGAATCTCGACTATTGCGGGGTCAAGCCTTACAAGAAGCCCTAGACTGGACCCAACAGAAGGGACTCGGAGACTTAGACTATCGCTATCTAAGCGCCAGTCAAGACCTGGAACAGCGAGAAATTCAAGACAAACTCGAACGCGCGCGGTTAGCGGAAGCTGAAGCACGGCTAGAGATTGAGCGGCAAAGTGGTCGTCGTCAACGTCGCTTACTGGCAGGATTAACGGTGGCCCTAGTGGGGGCGATCGCCCTGGGAATCGGTACGTTCCGGGCCTATCAACAGACGGCGGTGAGTGAAATCAAGGCGATGATGGCCGCGTCTAAAGGGAGTTTTGCCTCGAATCAGCAACTCGACGCACTGATTCAAGCCTTGCAAGCTCGACAGAATCTGCAAAACATACGATTTATCCCCCGAAATATTCGGCAACAACTCGCCGACAATACCCAAGAAACCTTACAACAGGTTCTCTATGGAAACCGTCAGTTTAACCGCATCACTGCTCATACTGAAATGGCTTTGGGACTTGATTTCAGCCCAGATGGTCAATGGATTGCAACGTCAGGGATTGACGAAACGACTAAAATTTGGACAAGAGATGGAACCCTGAAACATACCCTAACCTATGGTGGAATAACTCGTAATGTGACGTTTAGCCCCGATAGTCAATACTTGGCGGCAGCTAACTTTGATAGTGATATTTATATTTGGTCCGTTGATGGAACCTTACAACAGAAACTCAAGGGTCATGACGAAGAAGTCTGGGATGTGGCGTGGAGTCCTGACGGTCAGACCTTGGTGTCAGTCGGTCGTGACAAAACCGTCAGGCTCTGGTCGGTGGACGGAGACTCCCTTCAGGTTCTCGAAGGTCATGAGGCCTTCTTGCGGACGGTGGATTTTCATCCCAATGGAGACGAATTTGCCTCGATGAGTGTCGATGGAACCATTAACATCTGGGGCACCGATGGGACCTTACTACAAACCTTTACAGACGTGTCAGCGCCAGGGATGGCGATCGCCTATAGTCCAGATGGAGATCTCCTGGTTGCCGGCTATGGGGATCATCAGGTGCGACTGTGGCATCGAGAGCGTGGCCTACTCGAAACCCTCAGTGGCCATGAGGCGGAAGTGGCAACGGTGGCCTTTAGTCCCGATGGCCAACAGTTCGCCTCGGCTGGGGTTGACCGCGAACTGAAACTGTGGTCACGTCAGGGCAGCCTATTAACCACCCTCAAAGGTCATGAAAGTCATCTCCGGGGGATTGCCTTTAGTCCTGAGGGGACGGAGTTAGGCAGTGTCGGGGAAGATGGAGTTTTACATCTATGGCAGGTTAAGACCCCTTTTCGACAGCTCCTTCCGGGACATGGTGATGTGGTTTGGCGAGGGAATTATGCTCCCCGGTCATCGCCTCTCTATCCGCATCTGGCAACGGTATCTGGGATGGATATTCGTTTATGGGACGATGAGGGAGTTTTAGTGGAGGATTGGGTCCATATCAGTCCTCGCCGTTTGTATAGTTTGGCCCTGCATCCCCACGAACCCATTCTTGTGGCCGGAAATTCTAGGGGAGAGATCTTTCAGGTGAATCGAGCTGAGAAGTCGGTTCAATCTTGGCAAACCGATGGCCCGGCAATCTTGGCCTTAGCCTATAGTCCCGATGGACGCTGGTTATTAGTCTCGGATGGGACCTCTCTGCGAGTTTGGGCCCAAACTCCGGCAGGAGAGTCTATTCTCTATCACACATTCGACGGTCATCAGGAACAAGTTTGGGATTTAGCCTTCAGTCCTGATGGCTCTTATCTTCTATCACACATTCGACGGTCATCAGGAACAAGTTTGGGATTTAGCCTTCAGTCCTGA
- a CDS encoding WD40 repeat domain-containing protein, whose protein sequence is MSLTQDKIVLVSGSLDGVVNLWEIESDPGQDSSPFRTDPSRSLTVENGAIWGIAICPNSERIAVATREGWLSLWSREGELLKQIQVAEDEGLTRLDWSPDGQLLAVGRVDSRIDLYRIGAGVEVELLTRLVGHESEVTTVAFSPDGDFMMSGGQDRLGIRWHLETILSVDLMQVGCDRIRDYLRQGTRKYLRREVCGH, encoded by the coding sequence TTGAGTCTGACCCAGGACAAGATAGTTCTTGTCTCGGGGAGTCTCGATGGGGTGGTGAACTTGTGGGAGATTGAGTCTGACCCAGGACAAGATAGTTCTCCCTTTAGGACTGACCCAAGCCGAAGTTTGACGGTTGAGAATGGGGCAATTTGGGGAATTGCGATTTGTCCGAATAGTGAACGCATTGCCGTGGCAACTCGCGAGGGTTGGTTGAGTCTCTGGAGTCGGGAGGGGGAACTCCTGAAGCAGATTCAGGTTGCAGAAGATGAGGGGTTAACTCGTCTGGACTGGAGTCCCGATGGTCAACTGTTGGCAGTGGGTCGGGTGGATAGCCGAATTGATCTGTATCGCATTGGGGCCGGTGTTGAGGTAGAGTTACTGACGCGCCTAGTGGGTCATGAGTCAGAAGTGACGACGGTGGCCTTTAGTCCTGATGGTGACTTTATGATGTCAGGAGGCCAGGATCGCTTAGGGATTCGTTGGCATCTTGAGACTATTCTCTCGGTGGATTTGATGCAGGTTGGCTGCGATCGCATCCGGGATTATCTTAGACAGGGGACTCGGAAGTATTTGCGACGGGAGGTCTGCGGTCACTAA
- a CDS encoding WD40 repeat domain-containing protein, translated as MALIFYHTFDGHQEQVWDLAFSPDGSYLVSGSLDGVVNLWEIESDPGQDSSCLGESRWGGELVGD; from the coding sequence ATGGCTCTTATCTTCTATCACACATTCGACGGTCATCAGGAACAAGTTTGGGATTTAGCCTTCAGTCCTGATGGCTCTTATCTCGTCTCGGGGAGTCTCGATGGGGTGGTGAACTTGTGGGAGATTGAGTCTGACCCAGGACAAGATAGTTCTTGTCTCGGGGAGTCTCGATGGGGTGGTGAACTTGTGGGAGATTGA